A window of Planctomycetota bacterium genomic DNA:
AACGAGTTTGGATTGCCGCTTCCCCTCGGCTCCCCACGCGAGAGTCGACGCTATCGCGAGTGCCGCAGTCGCAATCGCTGCTCTTTGGATGGCACGCCCCGCAGAAGTCATGCCGCGTCCTGCTCTTTCCCCACAGCCTTATCGGTTGCTCCCTGGACTTGCACCACTGGTTTGCGCGCACCCGCCGGCCGCACCAGCCCGTGGACCTCATTATGGCGGATCTTCGCGTCCCCTCCGCCGGCGATTACTCGCGCCCGATCCTTCTCGTAAGCCAGGCCGTTTGGAAACTCGCCACCCAAGCGGATCGTATCGCGGGAGACCTCCAGGGGCTCCGGGGTTGAACGGTAGTGCTCCGTGCCGGACAATTCAGCCCCTCTTATATAACACGACTTTTCCTCGTTGGGTAATTGTTTTTTTGCTTTTTACCCGGCGTTTCCCGGCCGTCTCCATCTCGCCCCGGCGCCCAGATGCCCGTGGCAGCCGGCCCCGAGATCGCCGTCTCACTTCCAACCTCGCCGAGGGCGCCATGGGCGCAAAAACAAAACCCCGCCCTTTCGGACGGGGTTCGTTTTCATCGGCGTGTTGAGTTAGCCTTCGGGTCGGCACGCGGGTGCGCGACGCGCCGGCGCGTGCGTTCACGGTCCTTTGACGTCGAGGCACTTCATTTGGCGTTGGTCGCGGACGACGAGTTTTCCGTCCGAAAGGGCCAGGGGCGCCCAGATTTCCTTGCCGCTGAGGATTCCCTTGGCGATCGCGAGTTCCTTGTAGCCATCGGGCGAAGGTTCGATGATCCGCAAGTCGCCCGTCGCGCCGTCCATGCTGTAGAAGAGGTTGTCGCCCGTCAGGATGTATCCGCCCTTGCAGAGGTAGGGCTCGCGTTTGGTCTGCCACTTGATCTGGCCGTCCAGGCTGAAGCACACGAATCCGTCGGCCTTGGAGTTGGTGTTGCAGAGGGCGTAGAGGCAGCCTTTGTAGAGGATCGGCTGGTGGACGTGGGCGCCGATGATGTCGAAACGGTGGAGGAGTTCGGCCTGGAACTTGCCGGCCTTGCGCTCGACCTTGATGAGGTCCGAGTCGGCGTCGTAGCCGCCTGTAATGAAGAACCGCCCGTCGCCGATCGCCACGGGGCCGGGCACGGGAATCTGGCACTTGTGCGGATAGGTCCAGAGGACCGCGCCGGTCTTGGCGTCCACGCCCGAGGCGCCTTCGACGGTCGTCAGCACCGCCTGGTCCACGCCGTCCACCGTGGTGATGAGCGGCGAGGCGTAGGCCATCTTGCCGATCGGGCCGGAGCGCCACTTTTCCTTGCCTGTCGCCTGCTCCAGGGCCACCAGGCCGACCGAACCCGACTGCGGGGCCAGAATCACCGCGTCGCCATACAGACAGGCCGACTGGGAGATGGCCCAATTGGGCAACTTGCTGCCGTAGTCTTCGAGGAGATGCTTCGTCCACACCGCCTTGTGCGTGGCCTTGTCGATGCAGTGGACCTGGCCGAATACGCCGACCGTGAAAATGTACTTGTCGGCGACGGTCGGCACGGAGCGCGAGCCGTTCACGTTGACCGAGCCGGGCGAGTCGTAGGCGAAGGTCCACTCCTCCTTGCCGGTCCCCAGGTCGAGACA
This region includes:
- a CDS encoding PQQ-binding-like beta-propeller repeat protein, with translation MMRLTTLVLAILVLAGAAAADWPQFQGPNRDGTSPEKGLLRAWPEGGPKVLWTVPLGPGFGAAAIRDGKVYVLDRIDDAKDVLRCLDLGTGKEEWTFAYDSPGSVNVNGSRSVPTVADKYIFTVGVFGQVHCIDKATHKAVWTKHLLEDYGSKLPNWAISQSACLYGDAVILAPQSGSVGLVALEQATGKEKWRSGPIGKMAYASPLITTVDGVDQAVLTTVEGASGVDAKTGAVLWTYPHKCQIPVPGPVAIGDGRFFITGGYDADSDLIKVERKAGKFQAELLHRFDIIGAHVHQPILYKGCLYALCNTNSKADGFVCFSLDGQIKWQTKREPYLCKGGYILTGDNLFYSMDGATGDLRIIEPSPDGYKELAIAKGILSGKEIWAPLALSDGKLVVRDQRQMKCLDVKGP